The following is a genomic window from Hyperolius riggenbachi isolate aHypRig1 chromosome 4, aHypRig1.pri, whole genome shotgun sequence.
cctgTTATGGATGGTATGTATGTGTAAGTGCAACTCTATGATATATCACTGTGGGGtttacttcctgtttcctgtacTTACTTGTTATGCTaacagggttgccacctcatccctttaacttcttgccgaccgcgtcatgccgatgggcgtgaatgtggcggcagccccaggaccgcctaatgctgatcggcataaggtccttggggcatggtttgcgggcgattgcgcgcgccgatgcgcgcacatccccgctctgatgacggagctctgctccgcctccagtctcccagcggccgatcgccgctaggagactcttAGAAGgtgaaactgccgtctatttactaggtaaagcgctgcgatctaaggcagtgctgtacaggggacagctatgtgaaacagctgtcccctccagaggcagggaagtgatcAGCTGTCAGAGGCTATGGCGATATGCGCTAatcaccgcaaatcgcccaaaaacgctaagcgcgtagcctgcaccattttcaggcgatttcccagcaatTGCgtgttagtgctatagaagcgcacaacgcgatcgctaaaaaaaaaaaaaaaaaaaaaaaaagccaggtgtgaatggtgatttttttggcgttaatcgccaaaaagtgccagagcaaaacgctagcaaaatcgttagcgttttgcgatcagcaagtgtgaataggcccttaaggtggccatacactcaatagatttctgatctatctgatgtgtttaggaacagttTTTACaaggaacagattttcaatagatttcagtatgaaatctattgaaaattaatctgatggcattttttgccatcagatttccattaggtccaatgcaaaatgataagcaagctcatcagatcgacctagattttccggcatgtcagatcgattgaaatcggccgcaaatcgattggCCGGTCAATTGATTTGCGATTGATCGATCGGCcactaatcggctcagtgtatgggactTATTGCTTGTCATACGCATTCGTCCTGATCACCTGTGGCTGAGAAAACCTCATTGTTTCTTTACTCAGCACATAGAGCTTTGTAAAGAGCAGCCAAATAATCGGGAAGGAGAGACGAACTGGAGAGAGCTCAGATCACTCTCAATATCGGTTTAGCTCAGTTTTGGTAAGATCCTAAAATGTTGATTTAAATCGACAGAAAGCGTTATTTTAATTCATTTCTTTTCTATCCCTGCCCTGGATACAATGATCCCTAAATACGACCCTGGGAGTGACTGCAATTTATAAACACAAGAAACAAGGTAAGCTAGTTGAAATCATTTAAATTTAGCAATACGCAGAGCTGGACTGAATGTACATTGTACATTCAATATGCTGCAATGTGCAACCGATTTTGTAATTGACGCCTAGTTGCCAGTATCCCGTTGACATGTGTAGCATGTGTGCAATGCGCGTATCTAAGCCTGTGCGATTATGACGGAACCCAATGCATCACAAACCAAATGCGACAATGTGGATGGGCCCATTGTGAGATCATTGCAGTACGTTACTCTGCAATTATAAGTATCTTTTATAACGCATATAGAATGATTAGAGTTGATCCATGTGGAAAAGTCACGGAGAATCATTTTGATCACATGATAGATTTgtgagcctctgatttgctggacACGATCATGTGTTGCTTCTGTttcctgttaaagaggaactgtcaggcatactatctcagaaaaaaagccacatatataagtagataaatacttagcaATGCTCCAGCAATGATATGAGTGAGGGCTGCAAACATTTGTGACCACATCCCAGATAGTTTTTAGTAGACTGAgtccatatttattttctactTTTCAgtcttcacttcctcttcagcCTGTCAATCATCATGCGGCTTCTGCCCGTCACATGGCATAGGACTTGCATGATGACTGTCTGACTGCACGCCACTTGCAAACTAAAAAGGCAGTGAAGAGGGGTCTGCATCGCCGTTGGGAGACGTTTATGTATATTGCCCCACTCCCCTACcactctgcattgtgtacaatacTGGGCCCCCCCAACTGCCGGCTCGCCCCACCTCCCCCTCTGTGATGGAGGTTAGTGGGGTACCGACCAACATATGTCTACAGGGAAGCGAGGCCCATTAGATCTATGCTCCTACttcactggcgcacggaagggggtattccacccccactccccccccccccgcgcgatgTGTGTGCGGCGCTGCGGGGGGCCTCGCTGGCGGCGGGCGTAAggcagagctgcggggagagaagactttccACTTACGGTGCCTGGATCCTGCGTGGCTTCCATGTatttcctgtcccggcatctgacgctatggtaacagcgcccctgtgatgatgtaccgcatgtcatcacaggggaagctcttaccgatgcgacgcgcGCCGGGACAAAcagaagatagaagctgcgtgcaggatgaaggcaggtaagtggaaactcctctctccccgctcccccctgcctacttatctgacctatactggggcatatacctagctaatctatactggggcatatacctagctaatctatactggggaatatacctagctaatctatactggggcatatacctagctaatctatactggggcatatacctagctaatctatactggggcatatacctagctaatctatactggggcatatacctagctaatctatactggggcatatacctagctaatctatactggggcatataactatctaatctatactggggcatataactatctaatctatactggggcatataactatctaacctatactggggcatatacctagctaatctatactggggcatatacctagctaacctatactgggggacatatacctatctaatctatactggggggcatatacctatctaatctatactgggggcatatacttatctaacctatactggggcatatacctagctaatctatactggggaatatacctagctaatctatactggggcatatacctagctaatctatactggggcatatacctagctaatctatactggggcatatacctagctaatctatactggggcatatacctagctaatctatactggggcatatacctagctaatctatactggggcatataactatctaatctatactggggcatataactatctatcctatactggggaatatacctagctaatctatactggggcatatacctagctaacctatactgggggacatatacctatctaatctatactggggggcatatacctatctaatctatactggggggcatatacctatctaatctatactgggggcatatacttatctaacctatactggggcatatgcctatctaatctatactggggggcatatacctatctaatctatactggggcatatacctatctaatctatactgggggggcatatacctatctaatctatactgggggggcatatacctatctaatctatactgaggggcatatacctagctaatctatactgaggggcatatatctagctaatctatactgaggggcatatatctagctaatctatactggggcatatacctatctaacctatactgagggcaactatatgggctacctatactgtgggcacctatacctgtctccaaattgggcgcattttacgccctcgtcctgggtgaaatttagcctagaaactgctagtatttggctacacgcacatcatgttttggccacgcccacatgccgctttcaggaaccccccccctccttgaaaatcctggatttgcccctgctaCTTAGAGGACCACAGTAGATGCAACCCATAGGGTAACTTGTTCCACAAAACCTCTGCTTACCTCTGATGTTCAGGGCCGCTGCTTTGTTACTGTTCTTGTTCATCTCCTCCTCTGGGTCAACATCTTCCACATCTAGAGGGTCACCTGTAGCCAAAGAAGAAACGCTGTGTTGTGTATAAATTCTACAAACAGAAGAAACACCAAGTTTTTTAAAACATCAGCTTCACCAAAAATAGTACATAAGCAGCATCTTCTCCAGCAAGTGAGGGCAAAAAGAACCACCATCAGCATCACAAAACACAAGGTAATAATGACCTGGAGATGGCCACTGAGATAGATGCCGATACCTCCCAGCTTGTATGCAAATCGCAGCTTGAATTTGGGCCAATCAAGTGGACTTCCTGGTGATTCTAATTGGCCCAGTTCTAAGCTGCTTACAAATTACTTGCAAGACGAAATGATTTGCATTCAATTGACCTGGAATTCTGAGGTGCATATTTTTCTATACCCCTATTTTACCTACCTCTGAAGTGAAAAAATGTTTTGTGAATTAAACCCCTGGAGGTCTAGATTACCTTCTACTGACCCTTTTTCTaatgaaccctccctttacctgACCTCTAAGGGCAGGTTTTCACTAGTGCCATGTCTGTTTCGGAAATGGATGCGGAACTCATGCTGATACAAATTTGCATCCGGGTGTAACTGCTGCGATTGGctgcagtggaaatgggcccttaaagaggaactccagagaaaaaaatgtaatacaagaagtgcttcatttttatcataattatgtataaatggtttcgtcagtgtttgcccattgtaaaatgtttcctctccctgatttacattctgacatttattacatggtgacatttttactgtttgcaggtgatgtcagtggaaggagatgctgcttgcttttttggcagttgtaaacagctgttatttcccacaatgcagtgaggttcacagacaggaaactgtcaggatcatgtcctgacatcacactgtgggaggggtttcaccacaatatcagctatacagagccccatgatgagccgtttgtgaaaaggaaaagatttctcaggggaaagggggtatcagctactgattgggatgaagttcaattcttggttacggtttctctttaatatttGACTGGGTCGTCAGCCCACGGCCGCCCCACGAGCAAATCTGAACTACGCATGTGTGAGTTCCaaaccgcacatgcccagtaaaagtAAGTGTCTGTGCATGGCAGGAAGAAGAGCACTTTCtttcactgggcatgtgcggtttGGAACTTGGGACATGCCCAGTTCAGAATTGCTTGATCACCTGTAGGTGACATTCCAGAAAGCTGTTGGAGGGTAAAGGTTGGGGAATGTAAGTCAAAGAGCATGACGAAAAGGATCAGTAGCAGGTTATCTAGGCCCCCTGTTTAATCCACAAAATATGTTTTCACTCCGGGGGTAGTTTAAGCTCAGgttatgtttgtgtatatatggtactatatataattatttagtatttatatagtaccgaCATCtaccgcagcgctttacagagtatatacattcttgtcacttaaagagagtctgaagcgagaatagatctcgcttcagacctcatatatagcaggggcacgtgtgcccctgctaaaacgccgctatagcgcggcttaccgggggtccctgtccccccaaatcccctccgtaatgcgggggagcgcttccgcattggggcagggctaaccgccgcagccctgccccacgcgcgtctgtcagcgcgtatctccgcctctcccccgcccctctcagtcttccttcactgagaggggtgggagagaggcggcgatgcgcgtctgatagacgcgctgtgaggcagggctgcagccgttagccctgcctctaggaagggctAATCTGCGACCAGATttccgaccaaggtttgcgggggtgggttggggggtcagggaccctcgtttagccgcgggttagcggcgttttagcaggggcacacgtgcccctgctatatatgagagctgaagcgagatttagtctcgcttcagtgtgtctttaaggtgcgtacacatgcactacggaagccaacgacgggtccgttagACCCTCCGGCTgcgcggactttcagcagacagtagtgagtgtgtacgcactgtttgtcggcggactgataaggctgttcctgaacgatccgctcagcgaattttagagggaagccaattaacttatctgtatgtttttaagcTGTGggagagaatatacaaactccttgcagatgttgacctggctggtataaaaaccggggacccagcacggcaaggcaggagtgctaaccactaggccaccatgctgccagagcaagatcattcaccaggcaaccaaggcaggtgcctggggcctagtgggtgtcactgAGCCtatcagccaccttctctgacctctctgcacttcagcttaccaaaaagaccacaacgggtcccaaatctactaccttgccagaGCCCTATTACatgttaatccatctctggtgtaTACATTGTTTTCTGCCTAGGCTTCTCTGCCTCACATCAGCCAACCCACATGTACAGGCTGCAAGGTTAATGAAGATAAGAAAAAGCAGCAATTCATGAAGTCTTTAACCCTCTGACCTCAGATAAGACTTGTTCTTCTTACCATACTGCAAAGGTTGCAGCAAGCCAGATAGCACATGGTAATGATAAACAGAATTGTACAAATGGTACTatcatgcatacagtacatgataaCCTGCACCCCGAGCTGCTGCAGAACTGAATGCCTCACCCATGCTTTGTACAAGACAGTCATTCGGGAATTCACCTAACACACATGCAGATGTGGTCGACTGGCAGCCATGTTGGATTTTTGATGCAATGGTGAATAGCAGAGGGCAGTAGAGGCATCGATTTatggcaaaaagtgatccaaaccACAATTGGATGGCCAATTTCATTAGTTTGGATACACATGGGGAGCGGCAGAAGATCGATGGTCCAGAGCTGCAGTTTGATAGATTTTCAGTAGATCTCACTGTGAACTCGAttgaaaatctatgtgcagtTTATCAGGGggatcgatccctctctgatcagattcagatcacaGAGGGATTGATCTGCTTGCCACATTGTGTGGGAATCTAAACGTGTATGGACACCCTTaggcccgttcacatctaaaagcgCAAAATTCTAgcgctaatcgctagcgttttgcacaagtgattttaccgtgattagcgcggtaaaaatcactggacacttccgcaattcagagcgatcgcggtcagtgctttattaagcactgtaacgcgattgctccagaatcgcgacaaaaatgctgcaggtaacatgtttgcgattggcgctaatcgcaaaacgtCCATGATCACCGCCAATCTCGaccgtgagaacactgccatagggtaaaatagcagtagcgctttaaaaagcggtgGCGCTTCAGCGATTAacgggaatcacccgctaatcactcaggtgtgaatgggccctaagtggtGATGGGGACTTGGTGTTGCAAGGGGATAAAAGAGGTGGATTAACATGTAGTCCTTTAGGTAAGATGAAATGGAgaaaggtcagagaaggtggatgGTGGGCCCCTTGgctcccactaggccccaggcatctgcctaaattgcctggtggataatcccatTCTGGATAATAGACAGCGGACAGGCAAATTCGATTCTTATAGTTATTATCCTTGAAATAACAGTCAGTGTCCTAAGTAACATTCAAAAGGGGGTGTGCACCAATGAAAATATTCACAACTTTCGTGAAATAGGGGTGGGGCCAGAAAACATTAGGAGGAAGGGCATGTCTTTCTAAACCTTGTGTTTAGGTTCCAAAAATAGATATTTTTAATCTCTGATCTACATAACAGCAAGACAGATCTAATCCATttttaatgtacagcgctgcgtaatatattggtgctttataaatacaaataaataaatgttgtgTTCCCAAGACCAAAATTGGGGCCGTAGGGAGACAACAGGCATACGAAGAGAACACTGACAGTTATAACTGTCAGAACAAaaaccacaggttttttttttccagctttgcGAGACCTCAGATAGCCCATAAATTGCCTAGTCATCATGCCGGGAACAATACTGACTACAGATATCGCAAGTGGGTTGCACAATCAGTATTtttggtttttaacaaacgtacagGATTCTAAGCTCGTTTGAGCTCATGAGACGAGCTATTTTGTATTAAATTGAATGCATGCATCTGATAAGTCCACATGACTCACATAGACGGTAAAGCAGGCAGCCACACAAATACAATCTCATCATCTGAATGGACTGTAATGCTAAGTATACACCATCGAATTTCCCTGCAGATTTATgggtcaaaatgattatttccgaCTTGTCCGATCAGCTCACCGAACAATAAcgggattgattttctgatccctactgcacaaaatcaatcgTGTTATGGATCGGAAGCAGattggacgtgtcggaaattattggTGCGACCaggagcgtagcaataggaggtgcagaggttgcaaacgcatcagggcccttgggccagaggggccccgaagggctctccttcaacttcagtattagctctctattggtcctgtgctcataataatcacttctatagatactttgaatagtggtaatcattaacaaactgctccccatccccttcttgcacctctgacactgtagttgccattggcaggttttggtacgctgtagcaattgttatgtatagagtgcttggggggcccccaatgtaaaacttgcatcggggcccacagctccttagctacgccattgggTGCAACCCatcgatctgacgggaaattgaatAGTGTGTGCCTAGCATAAAATATGGTCAATTTTGCATCTTTCAATCAAAAATGTAAAGATTGTACAACCACATGTGTGGCTAGTTTTACTAACCTGATTTGGCAATGGTATATGGCCTACAGACACCTATGCGctggtctactttaggggacccaacaggaaacctcatagggaacagttgtcCAATCACAGCAGCCTCTACGGCGCAAAGCGTTGTGATTAGCTGAacagtgtgggcgtagtttactacaacctatctgaaacctagcagtttgagagggtgccgtccacccaatcacataaGTGTTTTTTCCCTATGAGATTTCCTGTTGGGTCCCCTACACTAGCCTACACCTATGTACACCTGTTGGTGTTGTGCTAAAGAGTTCAATACTAGCCTAGCCATCCCCCAAAGACCCCTGATAAAATAACCGAAAGGCACCTGCTCCGGAGTGGTCATTGCTCTCGGGTCCCTGGTCGTTTGCCTTGTAGGGGGTGACGTTGAGTTGGTCGTTCGATGGTTTCCTGCGATTCTCTGGATCCTGCGCATTTGTGTGCCGTCGGATGGATCTTATACATGATCCATAGTCCTGGAAGACCAACAGGCCTATAATGTTCACTCCAAGTCCTAGCGCACCCACAATCAGCACCAGCTCCACACCATCAATCCTCTGTGGCTTGGCCAGCCTAAGCACCGAGTCCACCAAGATGGTAAAACACAGGGCGGTCAAAAAGACGGCATTGCACAGGGCACCCACCACTTCGGCCCGGGCGTAACCGTAGCTGACCCGAGGACCCCACTTGGTGCGGCGGGAAATACGGGAGGCGGTGATGCCTACGCACaatgaaatcagatcggacagcaTGTTGAAGGAATCTGAGATGAGGGCGATGGAGTTGCCCAGGTAGCCGGACACCAGCTCTGCAAAGAAGAAGATGACCGTGATGACCAGCATAAAGATCAGCCGGCAGGTCTTCCCAGTGTAGCGCCCCATggtagcttggaggacagccgatGGTCAGTGCGGATTACAAAGGAGGGTTCCAGAGGGTCAGCGATAAGGCCACTGTCAGCTCTGTGTTTTAGTATAGGCTGAGATACCCGTGCAGTGCCTGGAGACACTGGGCATAAGGCAACGGGCAGCGAGCAGTGTGTCAGCCAGGTTGAGCACCATACGTTGTAACGTTCTTGACCTGGGATGTTGGTGGGGGTGCAAAACTTACTGCCTGATTTTCAAAGAAAGTACCT
Proteins encoded in this region:
- the SLC30A10 gene encoding calcium/manganese antiporter SLC30A10 isoform X3, whose translation is MGRYTGKTCRLIFMLVITVIFFFAELVSGYLGNSIALISDSFNMLSDLISLCVGITASRISRRTKWGPRVSYGYARAEVVGALCNAVFLTALCFTILVDSVLRLAKPQRIDGVELVLIVGALGLGVNIIGLLVFQDYGSCIRSIRRHTNAQDPENRRKPSNDQLNVTPYKANDQGPESNDHSGAGDPLDVEDVDPEEEMNKNSNKAAALNIRGVLLHVMGDALGSVVVVVAALIFYLIPLDPAAPCNWQCYIDPSLTLVMVAIILFSAFPLIRETATILLQMVPKDVNVGEIALEDIEIPQRVLNPQGDISQGNLTEGIGLMLPVDPDPLEDIVAEADPPEEGTHHQDLPKNNAGPVVIKGKLVCTRCFSEIKYHLKKSELQTTHPAS